The sequence GCTCAGAACTCACCCCACGAGTGTAGTGGGGACCCGGGCGGGAACGGACGCCACCGGGGCCAGACGCGCCTCAGGCCGTCTGCGTCACCGTCACGCGCACGTCGAGACCGGTGGTCTCCCCCGCCACGACGCCCGTGAGCGGCGGCACGTCGCGGTACTCGCGCCCGCGGCCGACGATCACGTGGTGGTCGGAGACCTCGCGGTCGTTGGTCGGGTCGAAGCCGTGCCAGTCGCCGGTCCACCACTCGACCCACGCATGCGACTCGCCTGCCACGGACTCACCGATCTCGGCGTCGCGCTTGGGGTGCAGGTAGCCGGAGACGTAGCGCGCAGGGATGCCGACGTGCCGCAGCGCGCCGATCGCGAGGTGCGCGAGGTCCTGGCAGACGCCCGACTTCTTCTCCCACGCGTCGGTGGCCGGGGTGTGCACCGAGGTGGCGCCGGGGACGTAGGCGATGCGCTCGTGCAGCATGTCGCAGATCGAGCGCGCCGTGAGATCGGGGCTCAGGCGGCCCGCCGCGTCCTCCGCGAACGCCGCGAGCTCCTCGGTCGGCTCCGTCGTGGGGGTGTTGCCCAGGTACTCGCACAGCAGGTCCTGGAAGCGCGGGCCCTGGATGTCGCCCCAGCTCACGCGCTCCTCACGGGCCCTGAGCGGCGAGACCTCCACGATGGACGTGCCGACCACGGTCAGGGCGGCGTGCGGCTGCAGCACCTCGAAGGCCACGACGTCGGTCTCCCAATAGTCGCGGTACGTGGTGCGCCACGTCGACGGCTCGATCTCGACCTTGGAGTCCAGCACGCGCTGCCGCGGCAGCCACGCGGGGGTCAGCCGCGCCTCGTTGTACGAGCTGACGATCTCCGAACCGTACGTGAACCGGGTGCGGTGCTCGATGCGAAGGGTGCTCACAGCGCCTCCTGGCTCCACAGCGTCGTCGACGCCGGGAGGAAGTAGCGGTCTCGGATCAGGTTCGATGCGGTGGCGCAGGCCCGCTGGACCTCCTGCATCTGCCCGGTCAGGTCGGTGAGGATCTCCCGCACGTCCCGGTACTCGAGGTTGGTGCGTGCGCGTCCGAGCGACAGCCGCGCACGGTTCGACAGCGCCCGCCCGTGCTCGCTGCCCTCGATCTGCTGGAGGATCGTCTCGGCGCGCTCGAGGTTGTAGGCGATCGACCGCGGGAACAGCCTGTCGACCAGGAGGAACTCGGCGGCCTTCTCCTCGGTGACGAGCGCCCGCACGGTGCGCAGGTAGGCCTCGTGGGCCGAGCACGACCGCAGCAGGGTCGTCCAGTTGGGACCCGTCGTCCCCTCGAGGTTCCTGGTCATGAGGAGGCGCGCGATCATGTCCGCGCGCTCGAGCGACCGCCCGAGCTCCATGAAGTACCAGGCGTCGTCACGCGTCGTCGTGGCCGACATGAGGCCCCAGACGACCGCCGCGCGCTCGCGCACCCACACGAAGTAGTCGTGCGGGCGGGGCGAGCGCGCCCAGCGGTCCACCTGCATGTGCGTCGTGTTGAGCGACTCCCACACCTCGGTCGAGATCACCTCGCGGGCGCGTCGCGCGTTCTCGCGGGCCGCCGACAGGGTGCCCGAGATCGAGCTCGGCGAGTCCTGCTGGTACGCGAGCGAGTGGAGCACGTCGCCGCGGCTCACCGGCCCCTCCCACGGCACGCTCATCACGGTGAGGAGCGACGCGTTGGCGCTCGGCTCATCGACCCACTGGTCCTCGAGCAGCACATTGAGGTGAACGTCGAGCAGGCGAGCGGTGTTGTCCGCCCTCTCGACGTAGCGGCCGATCCAGAACAGCGACTCGGCGATCCGGGACAGCATCATGATCCGCTCACCTCCCCTGCGTCGCGCTGCTGTTGCTGCTGCTGTTGCTGCTGGCCGTGGGCCCAGTCCTCGGGGTGCGCGTCCTGCGGCACCGAGGCGACTCCCTCGAGCTCGACCTTCGACTCGGGCGGCGGGACGACCGTCCCGCGGTGGCGCACGCCGCCGAGTACCCAGGTGTCCTTGGAGCCGCCGCCCTGCGACGAGTTCACGATCAGCTGGCCCTTCTGGAGAGCGACGCGGGTCAGTCCGCCGGGGAGCACCCACACGTCGTCACCGTCGTTGATCGCGAAGGGCCGCAGGTCCACGTGGCGCGGCTCGAGGCCGGTCTCCGTGAGCGTCGGCACGGTCGACAACTGGATCACGGGCTGCGCGATCCATCCGCGCGGGTCCTCGAGGATCTGCTTGCGCGTCGCCTCGAGCTCCTCCTTGGAGGCCTTGGTGCCGATCACGACACCCTTGCCTCCCGAGCCGTCGACGGGCTTGACCACGAGCTCGTTGAGCCGGTCGAGGACCTCCTCGCGCGCCTCCTTCTCCTCGAGTCGCCACGTGTCCACGATGGGCAGGATCGGCTCCTCGCCCAGGTAGTAGCGGGTGAGGTCAGGCATGTACGTGTAGATGAGCTTGTCGTCCGCGACGCCGTTGCCGATCGCGTTGGCGATCGTGACGTTGCCCAGGCGCGCGGCCTGGACGATGCCGGGGGCGCCGAGCGCGCTGTCGGGCCGGAATTGGACCGGGTCCAGGTAGTCGTCGTCGACGCGGCGGTAGATGACGTCGACGCGACGGCGTCCCGCGGTCGTGCGCATGTACACGCGGCCGTTGAGCGTCTCGAGGTCGCGGCCCTCGACGAGCTGCACGCCCATGGTCCGCGCGAGCAGCGAGTGCTCGTAGTACGCGGAGTTGAACACGCCGGGCGTGAGCACGACGATCGTCGGGTCGTCGACGCCCTCGGGCGCGGCCTTCGCGAGCGCGGAGCGCAGCCGCTGCGAGTACTCGAGCACGGGGCGCACGCCCATCGCACCGAACATGTCGGGATACATCTGGCTCATCGCGCGGCGGTTCGACAGCACGTAGCTCACGCCGGACGGCACGCGCACGTTGTCCTCGAGCACGCGCCAGATGCTGTGCTGGTCGCGCACCAGGTCGATGCCGGAGACGTGCACGCGCACGCCGTTGGCGGGGTCGACGCCGTGGACCGCGCGATAGAAGTACTGGCTCGAGGCGATCAGCCTGCGCGGCACGACGCCGTCGGTCACGCAGTGCTGCGAGCCGTAGACGTCCGCGAGGAACGCCTCGAGGGTCCTCACGCGCTGGGCGATGCCGGGGGCGATCACGTCCCACTCGTCCGCTCCGACCACGCGCGGCACGATGTCGAGCGGGAACGGCCGCTCCTCACCCGCGTGGTCGAACGTCACTCCCTGCGCGAGATAGCTCGACGCGAGCGCCTCGGCCTTCGAGTAGAGATCGTCGCCGGACATCCGGTCGATCTCGGAGTACACGCGCTGGTAGGGCTCGCGCACGTCGCCGTGCACATCCATCGCCTCGTCCCAGGCCTGGGCCGGGGAGTACCCGGACCACGGGGTCGACCTGTCGTCGCTCATGGTCCCCACCCTAGTCATGGCGTGTTTCCCAGGCGTGTCAGATATGTCGCCACGCCGAGACGACCACGAGGGACGGGGACGATGCGCCACTTCCCCCGTCGTGCACGTCACCGATACGCTCGGGCCATGGCGTACCCCAAGGACCTGCTTGCCCCCGACGAGGAGATCGTCGTCGAGGCGCACACCCACTGGAAGGCGCTCGTGCTGCCCGCGATCGTCCTCGTGCTCGCCGTCGCGGCGGCCGGCACCTACTCGTGGTGGCAGACGACGCTCGACCTGAGCCCGACGGCCTCGCTGTGGCTCGGCATCGCAGTCGCGGTGGTGTTCCTCGTCGTGCTCGCGGTGTGGGTCGTCTCGCCGTACATCCGGTGGGCGACGACGCACTTCGTCATCACCGACCGCCGCGTCATCTACCGCACGGGAGTGTTCACCAAGAGCGGCATCGACATCCCGCTCGCGCGCGTCAACTCGGTGCAGTTCCGCCACGGGTTCATCGACCAGATGTTCAAGACGGGCACGCTGATCATCGAGTCCGCGTCCGACGACCCGCTCGAGTTCGACGACATCCCGAACGTCGAGAAGGTCCACGCGACGCTGTACCACCAGGTCAACGACGTCATCGAGGACGAGGACGACGAGCGCTGAGCCGTCCCGAGCGCCCCGGCGCCGACCCGCGACGTACCGACCGAGCCCTGAGCGGCCCTAGCATCGAGGGCATGCATGCACGCGTGAGCGCCGTCGCGATCGTGGGTCTCATGGCCCTCGGGCTGACCGCGTGCGCCGCGCCGGATGACGAGAACCGGGACCAGACGCTCACGGTCCTCGCCGCATCGTCCCTGACCGATGTCCTCACCGAGATCGCCCAGGACTTCGAGGCGTCCCATCCGCACATCGACGTGCAGCTGTCCTTCGCGGGCTCGTCGACGCTCGCGCAGCAGGTGCTCGAGGGCGCGCCGGCCGACGTCATCGCGACGGCGAACGAGGCGACCATGAGGCTCGTCGCCGACGAGCTCGACATCGAGCCGCACGTGTTCGCGACCAACGTCCTCACGATCGTGGTGCCCGAGGGCAACCCCGCAGGGATCGCCGAGGTCTCGGACCTCACCGACGCCTCGACGAGGCTAGTCATCTGCGCCCCGCAGGTGCCGTGCGGCGCCGCGACCGCGCGCGTCGCCGAGGCCGCGGGCGTGGACCTCGCGCCGGTGTCGGAGGAGGCGAACGTCACCGACGTGCTCGGCAAGGTCGCCTCGGGCGAGGCCGACGCCGGCATCGTCTACGTGACCGACATCGGCCGGGCCGAGGGCGTCGAGGCGATCGCGCTCGCCCAGGCCGAGGCGGGGATCAACCTCTACCCCATCGCAGCCCTGCCCGGGTCGGGCGGGGCGCAGGACGTCACCGCCGACGCCTTCGTCGCCGCGGTGCTGTCGGACGCGGCCGAGGCCACGCTGGCCGACGCGGGCTTCGGCATCCCGTGACCCTGCCCCGCCGCCTGCTGCCCCTGGCCGCGCTCGGCGCCCTGCTCGTCGCGGTGCCGCTGCTCGCGCTCGCGTCACGGGTGGAGTGGGGCTCGTTCTGGCCGCTCGTGACCTCGGAGGCGGCGCTCGCCGCGCTGGGGCTGTCGCTGCGGACCGCGGTCGTGGCCGCCGCAATGTGCCTCGTGCTCGGTGTCCCGCTCGGCGCGGCCCTGCATCGGGCGCGCTTCCGCGGCGCCTCACTCGCGCGCGCCGTGGTCCTCGCGCCGCTCGTGCTGCCGCCCGTGGTCGGCGGCCTCGCCCTCGTGTACGCATTCGGGCGGCGCGGCCTGCTCGGCGGGACTCTCGAGGCGTTCGGGATGCAGATCGCGTTCACGACGAGCGCGGTCGTGATCGCCCAGACGTTCGTCGCGCTGCCGTTCATGGTGCTCGCGGTCGAGACTGCGCTGTCCGCACGCTCGGGCAGGCACGAGGCGATCGCCGCGACGCTCGGCGCGTCGCCGTGGCTCGTCTTCCGTCGCGTGACGCTGCCCGCTCTCCTGCCCGCGCTCGGCACGGGAGTCGTGCTCGCCTTCGCGCGGGCGCTCGGCGAGTTCGGGGCGACGCTCACGTTCGCGGGCAGCCTTGAGGGCGTCACCCGCACGGCCCCGCTGCAGATCTACCTGGCGCGTGAGAGCGATCCCGAGGCCGCCGTCGCGCTCGGGGTCGTGCTGGTCGTGGTCGCGGTCGGGATCGTCGCCGCCACGTTCCGGCGCGTCAGGCCGGTGGCGTCGTGAGCGGGCCGCGCGACGCTCGCGCGGGCACCTCTGTCGTGTGCGGGGCGGGCCGATGATGCTCAAGGCGGCGCTGCGCGCACCCGCACGTGGCGTCGAGGCCTCTCTCGAGGTGCCTTCGGGCGCCACCCTCGCCCTGCTCGGTCCCAACGGCGCAGGCAAGTCCACGATCCTCGAGGCGCTCGCCGGGATCGTGGCCGCGGAGGGCCTGATCGAGCTGGGTGCGCGCGCGCTGCTGGACGGCCGGACGGCGACGCCCCCGCATCGTCGCGGCGTGACGATCGTGACGCAAGACTCAGCCCTCCTGCCCTCGCTCACCGTGCGCGACAACGTGGCCTTCGGCCCGCGCGCCAAGGGTGCGTCCAGGGCCGAGTCGCGCGAGGTCGCCGATGCGTGGCTTGCACGGGTCGACTCGCTCGAGCTCGCACCCCGGCGGGTGGATGCGCTCTCGGGCGGCCAGGCGCGCCGCGTCGCCCTCGCCCGCGCGCTCGCCGCGGAGCCGGACCTGCTGCTGCTCGACGAGCCGTTCGCCGCCCTCGACCTCGAGGCCGCGACCGCGATGCGCGCGCTCGTCGCCGAGGTGCTCGAGGGCCGCACCGCGGTGCTCGCGACGCACGAGGTGCTCGACGCGCACGCGCTCGCCGACCATGTGGCGGTGCTCGACGAGGGCATGGTCGTCGAGCACGGCGAGACCGCGCGGGTCCTCACGCGGCCGCGCACCGCCTTCGCCGCGCGCATGGCGGGGCGCTCGCTCGTCCTCGGCACGTGGCGCGAGGGCTCGCTCGAGCTGCCCGACGGCACCGTGATGGCCGCGACGCCTCATCCCGACGAGCCGCCCCGAGAGGGAGCCACCGCGGCGATCGCGCCCCGACCAAGGGACGTCGTCCTCGCCTCGGCCGACGCCGACGACGGCCTCGCCGACGCGGTGCGCGCCCTCGAGCCGCACGGCGACGGGGTACGGGTGCGGGGCGCCCGCCTCGCCGCGGACCTCGACCCGCAGGAGGCGGCGACGCTCGCGCCCGGCACGCGCCTCGCGTTCCGGCTGCCCGAGCCGCCGCTCGCATACGCCAGCGACTGACCGGCGGCGGCTGGCCCGACACCCGGCGCTCAGCGCAACGAGACCGCAACCTGGCTCTGCCTAGACTGGCTCGCATGTCCCTGGAAGGTGCCCGCATCGCCGTCGTCACCGTCTCCGACCGGTGCGCCTCGGGCGAGGCCGAGGACCGCTCGGGACCGATCCTCGCGGAGGCCTTCGCCGCGCTGGGAGCGACCGTCGTCTCCTCCGTCGTGCCCGACGGGATCGACGCCGTGCGCGACGAGATCTCCCGGGCCGCCGGCTCTTCCGACGCCGTCGTCACGACCGGCGGCACCGGCATCGGCCCGCGCGACCTGACCCCCGAGGCGACCGCAACGCTGCTGACGACGCTCCTGCCAGGGATCCCCGAGGCGATCCGCGCCGCCGACGCCCACGTGCCAGGGGCCTCTCTCTCGCGAGGCCTCGCGGGCCTGACCGCGCAGAGGGTCATCGTCGTCAACCTCCCCGGCTCCACGGGCGCGGCGCGCACGGG comes from Demequina sp. NBRC 110054 and encodes:
- a CDS encoding alpha-E domain-containing protein — its product is MLSRIAESLFWIGRYVERADNTARLLDVHLNVLLEDQWVDEPSANASLLTVMSVPWEGPVSRGDVLHSLAYQQDSPSSISGTLSAARENARRAREVISTEVWESLNTTHMQVDRWARSPRPHDYFVWVRERAAVVWGLMSATTTRDDAWYFMELGRSLERADMIARLLMTRNLEGTTGPNWTTLLRSCSAHEAYLRTVRALVTEEKAAEFLLVDRLFPRSIAYNLERAETILQQIEGSEHGRALSNRARLSLGRARTNLEYRDVREILTDLTGQMQEVQRACATASNLIRDRYFLPASTTLWSQEAL
- a CDS encoding PH domain-containing protein produces the protein MAYPKDLLAPDEEIVVEAHTHWKALVLPAIVLVLAVAAAGTYSWWQTTLDLSPTASLWLGIAVAVVFLVVLAVWVVSPYIRWATTHFVITDRRVIYRTGVFTKSGIDIPLARVNSVQFRHGFIDQMFKTGTLIIESASDDPLEFDDIPNVEKVHATLYHQVNDVIEDEDDER
- a CDS encoding transglutaminase family protein codes for the protein MSTLRIEHRTRFTYGSEIVSSYNEARLTPAWLPRQRVLDSKVEIEPSTWRTTYRDYWETDVVAFEVLQPHAALTVVGTSIVEVSPLRAREERVSWGDIQGPRFQDLLCEYLGNTPTTEPTEELAAFAEDAAGRLSPDLTARSICDMLHERIAYVPGATSVHTPATDAWEKKSGVCQDLAHLAIGALRHVGIPARYVSGYLHPKRDAEIGESVAGESHAWVEWWTGDWHGFDPTNDREVSDHHVIVGRGREYRDVPPLTGVVAGETTGLDVRVTVTQTA
- a CDS encoding ABC transporter ATP-binding protein → MMLKAALRAPARGVEASLEVPSGATLALLGPNGAGKSTILEALAGIVAAEGLIELGARALLDGRTATPPHRRGVTIVTQDSALLPSLTVRDNVAFGPRAKGASRAESREVADAWLARVDSLELAPRRVDALSGGQARRVALARALAAEPDLLLLDEPFAALDLEAATAMRALVAEVLEGRTAVLATHEVLDAHALADHVAVLDEGMVVEHGETARVLTRPRTAFAARMAGRSLVLGTWREGSLELPDGTVMAATPHPDEPPREGATAAIAPRPRDVVLASADADDGLADAVRALEPHGDGVRVRGARLAADLDPQEAATLAPGTRLAFRLPEPPLAYASD
- the modA gene encoding molybdate ABC transporter substrate-binding protein; this translates as MHARVSAVAIVGLMALGLTACAAPDDENRDQTLTVLAASSLTDVLTEIAQDFEASHPHIDVQLSFAGSSTLAQQVLEGAPADVIATANEATMRLVADELDIEPHVFATNVLTIVVPEGNPAGIAEVSDLTDASTRLVICAPQVPCGAATARVAEAAGVDLAPVSEEANVTDVLGKVASGEADAGIVYVTDIGRAEGVEAIALAQAEAGINLYPIAALPGSGGAQDVTADAFVAAVLSDAAEATLADAGFGIP
- a CDS encoding molybdenum cofactor biosynthesis protein B; translated protein: MSLEGARIAVVTVSDRCASGEAEDRSGPILAEAFAALGATVVSSVVPDGIDAVRDEISRAAGSSDAVVTTGGTGIGPRDLTPEATATLLTTLLPGIPEAIRAADAHVPGASLSRGLAGLTAQRVIVVNLPGSTGAARTGAEVLSRVLPHALAQLRGADHERSAS
- a CDS encoding ABC transporter permease, coding for MTLPRRLLPLAALGALLVAVPLLALASRVEWGSFWPLVTSEAALAALGLSLRTAVVAAAMCLVLGVPLGAALHRARFRGASLARAVVLAPLVLPPVVGGLALVYAFGRRGLLGGTLEAFGMQIAFTTSAVVIAQTFVALPFMVLAVETALSARSGRHEAIAATLGASPWLVFRRVTLPALLPALGTGVVLAFARALGEFGATLTFAGSLEGVTRTAPLQIYLARESDPEAAVALGVVLVVVAVGIVAATFRRVRPVAS
- a CDS encoding circularly permuted type 2 ATP-grasp protein translates to MSDDRSTPWSGYSPAQAWDEAMDVHGDVREPYQRVYSEIDRMSGDDLYSKAEALASSYLAQGVTFDHAGEERPFPLDIVPRVVGADEWDVIAPGIAQRVRTLEAFLADVYGSQHCVTDGVVPRRLIASSQYFYRAVHGVDPANGVRVHVSGIDLVRDQHSIWRVLEDNVRVPSGVSYVLSNRRAMSQMYPDMFGAMGVRPVLEYSQRLRSALAKAAPEGVDDPTIVVLTPGVFNSAYYEHSLLARTMGVQLVEGRDLETLNGRVYMRTTAGRRRVDVIYRRVDDDYLDPVQFRPDSALGAPGIVQAARLGNVTIANAIGNGVADDKLIYTYMPDLTRYYLGEEPILPIVDTWRLEEKEAREEVLDRLNELVVKPVDGSGGKGVVIGTKASKEELEATRKQILEDPRGWIAQPVIQLSTVPTLTETGLEPRHVDLRPFAINDGDDVWVLPGGLTRVALQKGQLIVNSSQGGGSKDTWVLGGVRHRGTVVPPPESKVELEGVASVPQDAHPEDWAHGQQQQQQQQQRDAGEVSGS